AATCTAAGTCACACGAATACTGATACGTGTATTGTATTTCCTAATGTGTTTAATTTCGTCTATCTGATGCATTGAATTAGGTgattgtgaatatatatatatatatagtttatgaCATGAAACATGAACTTGGTTACCTTATGGGTATTGTTCTCCAAACCTAATCATATAAAAGCATAAATAGTATCAAACTTATaggatttagaaaaaaatatgatcagATGTGTAAATAAATGCTTCAATGTTATCGAGGTTGGCGAAGTTAGCATTTTGGGCTTACATGGTGTGCAGGTGAGCGTAATAGACTGTTACCATTTCTAATATATGTATGCGTAATAAACTATTAAAACAATAATATGTATAGTTTTTACAATATTAACAAAACAGATGTGACCGCTGCCGtatattaaaaagataaaattaaacaaaaaaaattctaaaggGGAATTGAGACTGTGTAAGCTAAGAAagctcatttttaaaatttgagaaaataagttttaattaataaaaaagaaatattccGTTAGAAgtatacatataaatacataCGGACAGAGAAATGGGATCGTCTGGAAATTCAATTCGTTGTTAAAAATTGGGTCCGTCTGCATCGTCGGCGTCGgcgtatctctctctctcttctggcCCACGGATGACTGACTTCTTGTTTcaacgatctctctctcttctgtctctCGCGTGTCTCTCGGGATCATTAGTTCTCCTGTTTTCCGCGCCATACGGACGCGTATCTTTCCTTACCTCACTTCATgggagaaaaaaaggagagagaggagaatcCATCGCCTGCCCTTCACCGGTACCTTCCATTTCTAACCTTGGACGGAAATAACCGACAGAGGAACAAGAGAAAGCCAGGTGACGCAGAGGTAGACAGACATACatgagattgagagagagagacattgtAAGAGTATGAGTTTTTCCATCGTCTTCTCTTTTTAGAGATTAATATTAAATAGGAAGGTGGTGGTGGTCATGGTGGTAGTGGGGGAAACGCATCAGCTTCTGTTTCCCCCACTCTTAACTGCAGTGCCTGAAGTCTGAGCCCCCTCTTCCCCATTTTCAAGTCCAatcctcgctctctctctctcgctcgttACATCAATCACCCTTCTCTCTCCTTACCGAACCCACcaccaacctctctctctctctctctctctctctcttttcacgTTCAAAACCGAACGTCACGTTTTGTTGCCATTTCCCAATTCCCAGCTTTAGCTAGAGAGCCACTTCAGGCCGTTCCCAGACAACCTTCCCCCACTTTttgcctcttcccctctctctctctctctctcccgtcgGCGAAAACCAATGTCATCGTCTTTTtgcaggtttctctctctctctctctctctctctctctctctctctctctctctctctctctctctctctctctcttggttaTGATCGTATTTTGGAAGGAGAATAGAGATTTACATTGCAGCGGCCAAATGCAGTtggttttgttttgcttttaccTTCGCAaaagcttcttttttccttttctttttgaggaCCATTTCGAAACAAAAGAGAGATAGGTAAATTTGGTCTGGCCTTTTTGTTTCCCTTCCTTTTCCGCTGGACCTTTTGTCGGCCTTTAGTGTTTATATCTTTCTCACCTTGATTATGAGAAGACGAAAGCTGAAGCCCACGTTGATATGTCGTCACAGAGCTCTCTGTCTGGCGCTTTGTTTGTCTGCATCAAGTGCGGAAGCAGGCATGAATTTTCTCTGAGTTTCTACATGCTGATATGAAGGTATCTGCTCATGTAGTGATTTCGAGGTCGTTTTGGTTCCCGCTTGCAGACGACGCGATAGGGCCATTTCAGGACGCTGTCGACTAAAGGTGACATGATTTTTTGCCGTGTCCTCCATCTATGCTCCTCAAATTGCTCCTTCTTCCCCTCCCCTTCTTCCTATacttagttttctttgtttctccgGTCTCTGATCTCCACCATTTTTTGGTTCGTGTTCGCTACCCATATAGTTGAATTGTCGATCTAGGTAATGCTTTGCCGTGTTGTGGCCTCTTGACTCTCTTGCATTGTGAAGCAGGAGTGCCTCACTTTTTTTGCACTCGTTGTGCGTTTAGTGAGTTGAATGAATGATCGGTAGGATGGTACTACTGATCTTGGGTTAATTCGAAAAGAGAAAACCCCCATGAAGAACGGACCCTGCAATCGTTCAACTTCATACAAAAGATATCTTTGTTTGACAACTTAATTTGATTTCAGCTGCGTAGGTTTTAAAAGAAGTTCTAATGTCTGATCTTGCCTGCGGTCATAGTGAAAAACCTCAAGCCAGAACACGGTACGCATTAACAATGCCATGGTATCTAAAAGTCCAATCTTTTTTGCCCTGCAATTGTCGTTCAACCCACATATGTCTCTTAGGTTGCCAATTATGTGTTGACTTAGATTGGCCAACTTTTGCGTTGCACAACTAGCCGTCAGGGGATGGTGAGATTTTCCTAATAATTGCTGATATTTCTTGCTGCCTTAGGGCCTTGACTAATTATCATATACTTTTTTTCGTGAATTCATACTGAATATTGATGGTAAGCTGAATCCAAACTTGGCAGGTTCTGATTTATCAATAGTCTTTATTGGCTTTCTCTTCTAACCAACAATGTACCATATTGTATGAGCGAACATCCTACCCATAGTCAAAGGTCTTTAAAGTGATACTCTTACAATGGGTGGCTGCGTATCATCATCCAAAAGGAAGCCCAGagcaagaaaatacttcatCAGGTCCAGACGCTGGAGGAGAAAAGTTTCTGCTTCATCTCCTGCTGTTTCTCAAGCACGTGTCAATGATTCTATGAATCCTTTAGCAGATTTTGCCATCAATGAATTTGTACAGAAGGATCTTGAGAAAGCTGCGACAGCTCATGGTAGAACAGAAGTTTCAAATTTAACGCTCCACCTCACTCAGCTACAGTGGCACAGAGATCAGAATGATGCCAGTGGTAATTATCAACATTTGTCattgttcttgttctttgttTGTCCCAAGGTGCTGATGAttgttgtttcaatttttaaagatttaTGCAAATTCAGCATGTTTCCATCAAATGGTCATTAGATAGCTCACTAAGTAAATGTATCATGGTGCTGCATTTCGTAATTGCAGAAATTAGTTTCTAAAATGTAGCAATAAAATAATGGAATCCTAGAGAGGAAGCTTTGTTAcccttttcatcatttttctttatcttttgggGATGAAAGAGTTTAGTTATCCTTTCTTTGAACAATAAATGGTTTACCTTAAGAAGTTTTTGTAGAAAAgcataagaaaagaaactaagaGATTTTGTAGCACATGCTTTCTAACATGTGATGCCTGTCTGGTATATTCGTTTATTAATGCTAAAGACATGTATGTTTAGTCTGTTTCATGGAGATTTTGATCTAATGAACAATCAAATAGAACTAATTTTAAGAATAGGTTGGAATGATGACACATATGACTAATCAGATAGacagttaaaattttatacatggaaaaggaaaattatgagatctgctcgaattcagaaatattgatttttctatatGATATCAAGGAAATAGATATTTATTGCACTCAAGAAACTATAGGTATGACTGATTAAAAAATTGTCTAGCTTAATGCATGAAGAAGTGATCCTTATATGATCTCCTTTTGTAGGCGATATTCTTTGTCATGGCTGGGTGGACCTAAACGCATGGGATAGTTTGATTTCTGATATTCGTTCTGCTTAAGAAGCATATTGGATCAGAATGAGAATTGTTAAAACTTCTATGTACCTAATATCTTCAAGctatattgaaaaataaatgctTGAATTATGACTGTGTGTATGTTGTTGATGGAATTATGGTACAATTGCTTTGGTTTTCATTGTAATCTTTGTTCATATGTataagttgtttctgcattcATGTCCATTTCAAGAAAAGCCTTCAGTACATAGGTTGCATGAACTCCTTTTGCCTTTGCTGCAACTTTGGGCCCacaactttttttaattatggaTTACCTTTATCTACTGTCTGTGTCATCTATTACTGTCTTAATTAAGCTCTATCCATACTATCAGAAGAAAATGAAGGTGAAGGGTTAACCTTTTGAATGATATCCATTTGTAGTGGTGCACCAAGAGGAAGCGTGGTTTGATTCTGTCAGTATTCTGGAATCTGATACCGATGAAGACTTCTGCAGTGTCTATGGAGGTTGGGAAAAGAAACATGAATTTCATTTAAGAGAATATTGTTGAGAAATGTTTACATATCTGGTCCTTGTGTCTTGGTGCAGATTGTTTTCCTACCATAAACAATAGCTCAGGAGCTTCACAGGTGCAGTATGAGAATGCCCCATGCTTGGTAGAAGCTATGGGCAAAATAGAGGATTTTCCTGATGGAGTCCCAATGTCTTTGACAGTTGAACAATGTCTTCAAATGGATGGAGGAAAACCAGTGTTTTCAAACAAAGATCAGTCCAAGGAATTTGATAGCTTAACAGCTAGGGATACACAGGGATATGACCTTCCATATTTAGGTAAAACTGATGAAGCCAATGCTAGAATTTCAGGAACTGAGATTAATACACGTAAGAAAAGATCATTGGAAGATGCTTATGGACATTGTAGCCCATTTAAAGAAAATGCATCCAACatagaagagaaaaatcatGATCAATCACAGAAACAGAGAACAATATCTTGCTTGCCAAGATTAGTCCCAACAGTCAGCTTCAATGACAAAACACAACCACTAAGTCCTGGCCCTCCATCTCAGAGGAAAAAGTCAGCAGTTATCAGAGTATCTTTCAAGCGGCGGTCTTATGATGGAGATGACACAACAGTCATGACGGAAATCTGTAAGTGTTTATGGTGTCCATGACAGTTTTCTCtttgtcttgtttttctttcttctaggCAATTTAAACCATTTTCATATGCCTGAACATTTGGTCTTTATCAGCATATAGTTCATCCTGACAGGCATTCAAAATTTGCTGCATAGCCAGTAGGTTTGCCAAGCAGAACATGCCTGAAAACATATGTGAAATTGTGTGTTATTGGGGATTCAGACTCATTGTTTCCAGCCTCTCTGTGGAAAGTAATCTGGAGTGCTTTTCCACTTTGATTTACAATGTGTTTccttctttatttctctttgGTGATTGTATAAACTATAGAGGGTTCGCATTAAATATTATGTTTGCTTAATGCCATCATGAACTTATCCAGAGAATTTCATGGACATttaaatttacaaaaggatttCTCCAAAAACGATGATTATATGtttgttaatttgttttgtATAGGTGCCTCCAAGAAGTTCCTGTATCATCCTAGAGCAGGATTCCAGATTCCGTGCTCATCAGGGGAAAAGCAAGCTCAGGGTTGCTGGTCTCATCTTGAACCCTCTGTCTTCAAGCTTCGGAGTGAGAATTATTTCAGGTTTGCAGTTATTCTGCTCATTGTGTAGAACTGTGTTGGATGTCATGCCAGATTCACAGCATCAGATCCAAGGTTGACTGGAAATTCCTTTAGAGAAACCAAGTTCCTCAGGAAGGCATTTTTCAGACCAGAAGAATCTGGATTCCTTAAACATGTGACAAGCTTTTCTATGTGTGTGTGCGGACATATAGATATAGATGTACATGTGTATGTACGTACTTTTATGTATAAGTATTCCAATACTCTCACAAAAGATTGGGTATGAAGGTGCTCTTTTTTGTTGAATATGAAACATTAAATGtgccttttaaaaaaatattttctgacAAACATGTGTTTGATAACTTCATTAATTCATTGTAGGAAAAGATGGTGATTTTCTATCGCCTATCTTTTATATACAATCTAAGCTGGGGGGTTTCACCTTTTTAAAGAGTATTATTTGCATTCAGAATAATTTATTTAATGGATGTTTTGTAATAGATAATCAACAGAAAAAGACagctttaaaatttaaatcaataaaaaaatatttattcttatgttTTCTGTAGGGGCCTAACAAAAGAACTTACAAAAGTGTGCCGTAACTTGTGATTGTTTTTAATCTGTTTCccttgtaaaagaaaaaaaaaaattcttctgTAGAAGAAAGTGGAGAAACATGTTGGATACAATTTTAAATtacttattttaaaatatattgtattattttcatttatttttgttgttgagaAGTGAGAACGTGGTGTTCTGGATTAACTGGCTTGTGATTCAGTGCACCACTAATAATCCTGTTCATGATGATATTCTAGCTAAATCGAATCCTATGCTTTACGTTGTGTTTACTTTATTTATTAATGATATAAATGCTTTCTAAGAAGTACTTTGGCATTAATTCATATAGGCTGTTTGGCTGCACATAATTTCAGTTGATGATAGTAACGTTTCTTCTAAGAAAGTAAATCTATGAATTTAGTCATTATGGTGGCGCTAAACTAGTACATTTATGTTTTTGTGTGTTGTCCCATTTGTAATAAGCTCAGAAAGATTtcatttatcattttcatttctcaagTGTTTCTGTATTGCTTGGGTTTGTTGAtaacaaaatgcaaaaatccaaaaaaattggaaaagctCTCTATGAGATGTAGTGCACAGGCTTACATGGACTATGTAACTAA
Above is a window of Nymphaea colorata isolate Beijing-Zhang1983 chromosome 8, ASM883128v2, whole genome shotgun sequence DNA encoding:
- the LOC116259235 gene encoding uncharacterized protein LOC116259235, with product MGGCVSSSKRKPRARKYFIRSRRWRRKVSASSPAVSQARVNDSMNPLADFAINEFVQKDLEKAATAHGRTEVSNLTLHLTQLQWHRDQNDASVVHQEEAWFDSVSILESDTDEDFCSVYGDCFPTINNSSGASQVQYENAPCLVEAMGKIEDFPDGVPMSLTVEQCLQMDGGKPVFSNKDQSKEFDSLTARDTQGYDLPYLGKTDEANARISGTEINTRKKRSLEDAYGHCSPFKENASNIEEKNHDQSQKQRTISCLPRLVPTVSFNDKTQPLSPGPPSQRKKSAVIRVSFKRRSYDGDDTTVMTEICASKKFLYHPRAGFQIPCSSGEKQAQGCWSHLEPSVFKLRSENYFRDKKKSPAPNYAPFSPFGVDLFTSSQKIHHIAQYLELPCVKPHGGMPSILVVNIQLPTYPAAMFLGDSDGEGMSLVLYFKISDSFEKDISPHFQESIKKLIDDETEKVKGFAVDSVVPFRERLKIMARVVNPDELHLNSAEKKLVHAYNEKPVLSRPQHCFYKGPNYFEIDLDIHRFSYISRKGLEAFRERLKHGIIDLGLTIQAQKPEELPEQVLCCVRLNKIDFVNHGQLPALVTLDEGEVC